The proteins below are encoded in one region of Brassica napus cultivar Da-Ae chromosome A6, Da-Ae, whole genome shotgun sequence:
- the LOC106346120 gene encoding phosphatidylinositol 4-kinase alpha 1-like, with protein sequence MEALTELCDIIAENPKQFSEKLAWICGRCPQTEWLLAESPRVSRSHLNAVLAVARIISKNPESTDNRAKSAVNDFLSAVPASFRRSFWPHSFPSQLISAFYCDFLSYLSSAADLSPDFATEVARFTGEVVIAAASCCGDGDGDGDPSISKAFLVALSQNFPSILQSDGDKLITMLLDQFVVSRAPLNSANSETSSAQSSPVSTNRYPSGKTEESSPGDGSTASSKSSSSVVVNGGSIVWKTGVDQLSFGFSEGSGGSNPVFRQQVASFEDESIESLEKQEIAFRLITHILEKVKVDSKLQDQVRFIAKRQLQSMSAFLKSRKRDWNEQGPVLKTRVNAKLSVYQAVAKMKIKSLVSLETDGKTSKRLVLETLALLLDAADACLTSVWRKMKACEELFGSLLSGIAKIAVERGGQPLRVLLIRLKPLVLAVCAQPDQGALLESVFKTSCEIIESGWSKDRAPVDTFIMGLASSIRERNDYEEQVDREKQVPAVQLNVIRLLADLNVAVKKPEVADMILPLFIESLEEGDASAPSFLRLQLLDAVSRIATLGFEKSYRETVVLMTRSYLSKLSTVGSVESKTSAPEATTERIETLPAGFLTIANGLADTKLRSDYRHRLLSLCSDVGLAAESKSGGSGVDFLGPLLPAVAEICSDFDPTLDVEPSLLKLFRNLWFYIALFGLAPPILKAPTPAGKSTSNSANSGSMNAALQAVGGPYMWNTEWIIAVQRISQGTPPLVVSSVKWLEDELELNALHNPGSRRGNGNEKVASTQRLALSTALGGRVDVASMNTISGVKATYLLAVAFLEIIRFISNGGILNGDSSVSASRSAFSCVFEYLKTPNLTPAVSQCLTAIVHRSFETAVSWLEDRISLTGKDARNRELTTYAHACFLIKSMSQRDEHVRNISVNLLTQLRDKFPQVLWHSSCLDSLLFSVHDNTSSTVVNDPAWTAAVRSLYQKVVREWIIISLSYAPCTSQGLLQDKLCKANTWQRAQTTTDVVSLLSEIKIGTGKNEIWSGIRTANIPAVMAAAAAASGANLKVSESFNLEVLGTGVVSATVKCNHAGEIAGMRRLYNSIGGFQSGSAPSGFGGGLQRLISGAFSQAPQPEDDSFNEMLIARFVRLLQQFVNTAEKGGEVDKTQFRETCSQATALLLSNLGAESKTNVEGFSQLLRLLCWCPAYISTPDAMETGIFIWTWLVSAAPQLVSLVLAELVDAWIWTIDTKRGLFASDVRYSGPAAKLRPHLAPGEPEGSPESDPVDQIVAHRLWLGFLIDRFEVVRHNSTEQLLLLGRMLQRSTDLDWCFTRHPAAAGTFFSLMLLGLKFCSCQTQGNMQKFRSGLQLLEDRIYRTSLGWFAHQPEWYDVNIPNFCQSEALSVSVFVHFLSNELLDLSQSDSKGKPREIGNLIDVTDQYHPVWGEMDNYTVGKEKRRQLLLMLCQHEADRLDVWAQPISSKDSPYSRLKISSEKWTEHAKTAFSVDPRIALSLASRFPANAGVKSEVTQLVQTHIVDLRTIPQALPYFVTPKNVEEDSALLQQLPHWAACSITQALEFLTPAYKGHPRVMAYVLRVLESYPPDRVTFFMPQLVQSLRYDEGRLVEGYLLRATQRSDIFAHILIWHLQGESVQETPKEGAIDKNASFQEILPQVRQHIIDGFSPSALDMFTREFDFFDKVTSISGVLFPLPKEERRAGIRRELEKIEMQGDDLYLPTAPSKLVRGIRVDSGIPLQSAAKVPIMITFNVIDRDGDHNDVKPQACIFKVGDDCRQDVLALQVISLLRDIFQAVGLNLYLFPYGVLPTGDERGIIEVVPNTRSRSQMGETTDGGLYEIFQQDYGPVGSATFETARENFLISSAGYAVASLLLQPKDRHNGNLLFDDVGRLVHIDFGFILETSPGGNMRFESAHFKLSHEMTQLLDPSGVMKSKTWHQFVSLCVKGYLAARRYMDGIISTVQMMLDSGLPCFSRGDPIGNLRKRFHPEMSEREAAHFMIHVCTDAYNKWTTAGYDLIQYLQQGIEK encoded by the exons ATGGAGGCATTGACGGAGCTTTGCGACATTATAGCGGAGAATCCGAAGCAATTCTCGGAGAAACTAGCGTGGATATGCGGCCGTTGCCCCCAAACCGAATGGCTCCTCGCCGAATCGCCCAGGGTTTCTCGTAGCCACCTCAACGCCGTGTTAGCCGTGGCGCGGATCATCTCCAAGAACCCCGAATCAACCGACAACCGCGCCAAATCCGCCGTGAATGATTTCCTCAGCGCTGTCCCCGCCTCGTTCCGCCGCTCCTTCTGGCCGCATTCGTTTCCCTCGCAGTTGATCTCTGCGTTCTATTGCGATTTCTTGAGTTACCTTTCGTCCGCGGCGGATCTATCGCCGGATTTCGCCACCGAGGTTGCTAGGTTTACAGGTGAGGTCGTGATTGCCGCCGCGAGCTGCTGCGGCGATGGCGATGGGGATGGTGATCCGTCGATTTCCAAGGCGTTCTTGGTGGCGCTCTCTCAGAATTTTCCGTCGATTCTGCAGTCTGATGGGGATAAGTTGATCACAATGTTGCTTGATCAGTTTGTTGTGAGCCGTGCGCCTCTGAACTCGGCGAACTCTGAAACTTCCTCGGCTCAGAGCTCTCCCGTTAGCACGAATCGTTATCCCTCAGGAAAAACGGAGGAGTCTAGTCCTGGCGACGGGTCCACCGCGTCCTCTAAGAGTTCTTCGTCTGTTGTGGTGAATGGGGGTAGTATCGTGTGGAAGACTGGGGTTGATCAGCTGAGCTTTGGATTTAGTGAAGGTAGTGGAGGCTCTAACCCTGTGTTTAGACAACAAGTGGCTTCTTTTGAGGATGAGTCCATCGAGAGCTTGGAGAAGCAAGAGATTGCCTTTAGGTTGATCACTCATATTTTGGAGAAGGTCAAAGTTGATTCCAAACTTCAGGATCAAGTGCGGTTTATAGCGAAGAGGCAGCTCCAGTCCATGTCTGCGTTTCTGAAG TCAAGAAAACGAGACTGGAACGAACAAGGTCCAGTTCTGAAAACTAGAGTCAATGCGAAGCTCTCTGTTTATCAGGCTGTAGCTAAAATGAAAATCAAGAGCCTGGTGTCTCTGGAAACAGATGGAAAAACTTCTAAAAGGTTGGTCCTGGAGACTCTTGCATTGCTATTAGATGCTGCCGATGCCTGCTTGACATCTGTGTGGCGGAAAATGAAGGCCTGTGAAGAGCTGTTCGGTTCTCTGCTTTCTGGGATTGCAAAGATTGCAGTGGAAAGAGGAGGCCAGCCACTTCGTGTGCTGCTCATCCGACTTAAACCATTGGTACTGGCAGTCTGTGCTCAG CCTGATCAAGGGGCTTTGCTCGAGAGCGTATTTAAGACTAGTTGTGAGATTATTGAATCTGGCTGGTCCAAGGACCGAGCCCCAGTGGACACCTTCATTATGGGGTTAGCATCAAGTATTCGTGAAAGAAATGATTATGAAGAACAG GTTGATAGAGAAAAGCAAGTGCCTGCTGTACAGCTAAATGTGATACGGCTGCTTGCTGATCTCAATGTTGCTGTGAAGAAGCCCGAAGTAGCAGACATGATATTGCCACTTTTTATTGAAAGCTTGGAAGAGGGTGATGCTTCGGCTCCTAGCTTCTTGCGACTCCAA CTTCTTGATGCTGTTTCTCGCATAGCAACGTTAGGGTTTGAAAAATCTTACCGCGAGACGGTAGTTTTGATGACCAGAAGTTACTTGAGCAAACTGTCGACTGTAGGATCTGTAGAGAGCAAAACATCAGCACCAGAAGCTACAACTGAGCGTATAGAG ACTCTTCCTGCAGGTTTTCTTACAATTGCCAATGGTCTTGCGGATACAAAATTGCGTTCGGACTATCGCCATCGTTTGCTTTCCTTATGTTCAGATGTAGGCCTGGCTGCCGAATCCAAAAGTGGCGG GAGTGGTGTGGATTTTTTAGGGCCTCTTCTTCCTGCGGTGGCGGAAATATGTTCGGATTTTGATCCTACTTTGGATGTGGAACCCTCACTTTTGAAGTTGTTCCGCAATCTTTGGTTCTATATAGCCCTTTTTGGCTTAGCACCTCCTATTTTGAAAGCTCCAACACCCGCTGGGAAGTCAACCTCCAATTCAGCGAATAGTGGGAGCATGAATGCTGCTTTGCAAGCTGTGGGAGGGCCTTACATGTGGAATACAGAGTGGATTATTGCTGTTCAGCGGATTTCTCAAGGCACTCCCCCTCTT GTTGTCAGTTCTGTAAAATGGCTTGAAGACGAATTGGAACTCAACGCGCTCCATAATCCTGGTAGTCGTCGAGGAAATGGAAATGAGAAAGTAGCTTCAACACAGAGACTTGCTCTTTCAACTGCCTTAGGTGGCCGAGTTGACGTTGCATCAATGAACACCATTTCAG GAGTGAAAGCTACCTATTTGCTTGCTGTCGCTTTTTTGGAAATCATACGCTTTATTAGCAACGGGGGTATCCTTAACGGCGACTCAAGTGTATCTGCTTCTAGAAGTGCCTTCAGCTGTGTCTTCGAATATCTGAAAACTCCAAATCTTACTCCTGCTGTTTCCCAGTGTTTGACGGCAATTGTGCATAGATCCTTTGAAACAGCAGTCTCATGGCTG GAAGATCGAATATCACTTACTGGAAAAGATGCTCGTAATAGAGAACTGACAACGTATGCACATGCTTGTTTCCTCATAAAGAGTATGTCACAGAGAGATGAACACGTTAGAAATATCTCTGTGAACTTGTTGACTCAGTTACGGGACAAGTTTCCTCAG GTCCTCTGGCATTCGTCGTGTCTGGATAGTTTGCTGTTTTCTGTTCATGACAATACATCTTCAACAGTTGTCAATGATCCTGCTTGGACTGCTGCTGTTCGATCTTTATACCAGAAAGTTGTTCGAGAATGGATCATAATATCGCTTTCATATGCTCCATGTACCAGTCAGGGTTTGCTTCAG GATAAGCTGTGTAAGGCAAACACATGGCAGCGAGCACAAACTACCACGGATGTGGTTTCTCTTCTATCTGAGATAAAGATTGGAACTGGGAAAAATGAAATTTGGTCAGGGATAAGAACTGCAAATATTCCAGCGGTGATGGCAGCAGCAGCTGCAGCATCAGGGGCAAACTTAAAAGTTTCTGAATCCTTTAACTTGGAGGTGCTTGGTACTGGTGTAGTCAGTGCAACAGTAAAGTGCAACCATGCTGGGGAAATTGCTGGCATGCGAAGGTTGTACAACAGTATTGGTGGATTTCAATCTGGCTCAGCGCCTAGTGGTTTTGGTGGTGGCCTTCAAAGATTAATATCTGGGGCATTTTCCCAGGCACCACAACCAGAGGATGACTCATTTAATGAGATGTTGATAGCGCGATTTGTGCGTCTCCTTCAGCAATTTGTTAATACTGCTGAAAAAGGTGGAGAGGTGGATAAGACACAATTCCGAGAAACTTGTTCTCAAGCAACTGCACTACTTCTGTCAAACCTG GGTGCTGAGTCAAAAACGAATGTGGAAGGCTTTTCTCAGTTACTGCGTCTCCTTTGTTGGTGTCCTGCATATATATCTACTCCAGATGCTATGGAAACTGGAATTTTTATTTGGACCTGGTTGGTTTCTGCTGCTCCTCAACTTGTATCTCTAGTCCTTGCCGAGCTTGTAGATGCATGGATATGGACAATTGATACAAAGCGAGGGCTCTTTGCGTCTGATGTGCGATACTCTGGCCCAGCTGCAAAATTAAGACCCCATCTTGCCCCTGGGGAGCCAGAAGGATCACCGGAAAGTGATCCAGTTGACCAAATAGTCGCTCACAGACTGTGGCTTGGATTTTTAATTGATCGTTTTGAG GTTGTTCGACATAATAGCACGGAGCAACTCTTGCTGCTAGGTCGAATGTTACAACGGAGTACAGACCTTGACTGGTGCTTTACTCGCCACCCTGCAGCTGCTGGtacctttttttctttgatgCTCCTTGGACTGAAGTTCTGCTCATGCCAAACACAAGGCAATATGCAGAAATTTAGATCTGGACTCCAGCTATTGGAAGATCGAATTTACAG GACTTCCTTAGGCTGGTTTGCTCATCAACCAGAGTGGTATGATGTAAATATTCCGAATTTTTGTCAAAGCGAGGCTCTATCTGTTTCAGTTTTTGTTCACTTTTTATCAAACGAGCTATTGGATTTAAGTCAATCCGATTCCAAAGGAAAACCTCGTGAAATAGGGAACTTGATTGACGTG ACCGATCAGTATCATCCCGTCTGGGGTGAGATGGACAACTACACTGTGGGAAAAGAAAAGAGGAGGCAGTTGCTCCTAATGCTCTGCCAGCATGAAGCTGACAGGCTTGACGTATGGGCGCAACCTATTAGTTCAAA GGACAGTCCATATTCGCGGCTGAAAATAAGCTCCGAAAAATGGACCGAACATGCTAAAACCGCCTTTTCAGTGGACCCTCGCATTGCTTTATCTCTTGCTTCAAGATTTCCGGCAAATGCTGGTGTGAAATCCGAAGTCACTCAGCTTGTTCAG ACACATATTGTAGATCTTCGTACAATTCCCCAGGCATTGCCGTACTTTGTAACACCCAAAAATGTTGAAGAGGACTCAGCGCTGTTGCAGCAGCTACCACACTGGGCTGCTTGTTCAATCACACAGGCTCTTGAGTTCCTCACTCCTGCTTATAAAGGCCATCCACGTGTCATGGCATATGTACTAAGAGTTTTGGAGTCCTATCCTCCTGACCGAGTTACTTTCTTCATGCCCCAGTTGGTGCAGTCTCTACGCTATGATGAAGGG AGGTTGGTGGAAGGGTATCTTCTTAGAGCTACCCAAAGAAGCGACATATTTGCCCATATTCTCATTTGGCATTTGCAG GGTGAGTCTGTTCAGGAAACACCGAAGGAGGGCGCTATCGATAAG AATGCATCATTCCAAGAAATTTTGCCACAAGTTCGGCAGCATATCATTGATGGTTTCAGTCCCAGTGCCTTGGACATGTTCACTAGAGAGTTCGACTTCTTTGACAAAGTTACATCGATTTCCGGGGTGCTATTTCCCCTTCCAAAAGAAGAGCGCAGAGCCGGTATCAGGAG GGAGTTAGAGAAAATTGAAATGCAGGGAGATGACCTCTATTTGCCAACTGCTCCTAGTAAGCTTGTTAGGGGTATCCGTGTAGACAGTGGAATACCCTTACAATCAGCTGCCAAAGTCCCTATTATGATAACTTTCAACGTTATTGATCGTGATGGTGACCATAATGATGTGAAACCACAGGCTTGCATTTTCAAG GTCGGAGATGATTGCCGACAAGATGTTCTTGCCCTTCAAGTGATATCTCTTCTTAGAGATATATTTCAAGCGGTTGGTCTTAATCTTTATCTTTTTCCATATGGAGTACTCCCAACTGGTGACGAGAGGGGAATCATTGAG GTTGTGCCTAATACACGAAGCAGAAGTCAAATGGGTGAAACAACTGACGGGGGTTTGTATGAAATTTTTCAACAAGACTATGGACCCGTGGGCTCAGCCACCTTTGAAACAGCAAGAGAGAACTTCCTCATCAGCAGTGCCGGTTATGCTGTGGCTAGTCTTTTGCTCCAACCCAAAGACAGACACAACGGAAATCTTCTTTTTGATGA CGTGGGAAGACTTGTCCACATCGACTTTGGTTTCATATTGGAAACTTCACCTGGTGGAAACATGCGGTTCGAGAGTGCTCACTTCAAACTGAGCCACGAAATGACTCAGTTGCTAGATCCATCAGGTGTTATGAAAAGCAAAACATGGCATCAATTTGTGAG CTTGTGCGTCAAAGGATACTTGGCTGCTCGCCGGTACATGGACGGAATCATAAGCACGGTGCAAATGATGCTAGACAGTGGATTGCCTTGCTTTAGCAGAGGAGATCCAATTGGTAACCTAAGGAAAAGATTTCACCCAGAGATGAGCGAACGTGAAGCTGCACACTTCATGATTCATGTGTGTACAGATGCGTATAACAAGTGGACTACTGCTGGCTACGACTTGATTCAGTATCTGCAACAAGGCATCGAGAAgtaa
- the LOC106351126 gene encoding uncharacterized protein LOC106351126, with protein MKKQRYLVFVFVLFSFLLFVNLSEGRSGGVAEEYWKKIMKNEPLPEPIKELLNNPFRTGEERFVKDFKTKSIVIIYHNPNV; from the exons atgaagaaacaACGTTACTTGGTCTTCGTCTTTGTCCTTTTCAGCTTTCTCCTG TTTGTGAATCTGAGTGAAGGAAGATCTGGAGGAGTTGCAGAGGAATATTGGAAGAAGATAATGAAGAATGAGCCATTACCTGAACCAATCAAAGAGCTTCTCAACAATCCATTTAGGACAGGAGAAGAGAGGTTCGTCAAGGATTTTAAAACCAAATCTATCGTCATCATCTACCACAATCCTAACgtatga
- the LOC106351128 gene encoding probable calcium-binding protein CML34, which produces MSAKQILQKFDKNNDGKLSLEEFREAALAFSKNIPDEEITNMFKEFDVDGDGELDADEFTLCINNMLKEAFDFCDTDGAGKVTASEFHAAMTGLGEDFTEEKCAEMVQAVDADGDGYVSFEEFMAMIIGEFKK; this is translated from the coding sequence atgtCTGCAAAACAGATCCTCCAAAAGTTCGACAAGAACAACGACGGCAAGCTCTCACTGGAGGAGTTCCGTGAAGCGGCTCTTGCTTTCTCTAAGAACATTCCTGATGAAGAAATCACAAATATGTTCAAGGAATTTGACGTGGATGGTGACGGTGAGCTTGACGCTGACGAGTTTACTTTGTGCATTAATAACATGTTGAAGGAAGCTTTTGATTTTTGTGATACTGATGGTGCCGGAAAGGTAACAGCAAGTGAGTTCCATGCGGCCATGACTGGGCTTGGGGAGGACTTCACAGAAGAAAAATGTGCAGAGATGGTTCAAGCCGTGGATGCAGATGGTGATGGTTATGTGAGCTTTGAGGAATTTATGGCTATGATCATTGGCGAGTTTAAGAAATGA
- the LOC106351127 gene encoding BURP domain-containing protein BNM2A-like, with protein MASLRFSVTFHTFLFFSLWVVEAHTSRKLISTKEQEVQNNSHLLKDGEFEDPTLYMFFKIDDLKKGTKLPIYFNKNDLRKVPPLLTRQEADLIPFTKSKLDFLLNHFSISKESPQAKAMKETLVRCNYKAIEGEYKFCGTSLESMLDLAKKTIASNADLKVMTTKVMVPSQHTINYALHNYTFADTPKELVGIKMLGCHRMPYPYVVYYCHGHKSGTKVFEVNLVTDDGKHRVVGPAVCHMNTSMWNVDHEAFKVLKIEPRSAPVCHFFPLDNIVWVAK; from the exons ATGGCTTCTTTGCGATTCTCAGTCACCTTCCacaccttcctcttcttctctctg TGGGTCGTGGAGGCACACACGTCAAGAAAGCTGATATCAACCAAGGAACAAGAAGTTCAGAACAATAGCCATTTGCTCAAAGATGGTGAATTCGAGGATCCTACACTGTACATGTTTTTCAAAATCGATGATCTTAAAAAAGGAACCAAATTGCCCATTTACTTCAACAAAAACGATCTTAGAAAAGTTCCTCCACTTCTCACAAGACAAGAAGCTGATCTCATTCCTTTCACTAAGTCTAAGCTTGACTTCCTGCTGAATCACTTCTCTATCTCAAAAGAGTCCCCTCAAGCTAAAGCCATGAAGGAGACTCTGGTACGTTGTAACTACAAGGCCATCGAAGGAGAGTACAAGTTTTGTGGGACATCTTTGGAGTCAATGCTTGATCTAGCCAAGAAAACAATAGCGTCTAATGCAGATCTCAAGGTCATGACAACAAAAGTAATGGTACCTTCCCAACACACAATAAACTATGCTTTGCATAACTATACGTTCGCCGATACTCCAAAGGAGCTTGTTGGGATAAAGATGTTGGGGTGTCATAGAATGCCATACCCTTATGTCGTTTACTATTGCCATGGTCATAAAAGTGGTACCAAAGTCTTTGAGGTTAACTTGGTGACAGATGATGGGAAACATCGGGTTGTGGGACCTGCTGTTTGCCACATGAACACGTCTATGTGGAACGTTGATCACGAAGCTTTTAAGGTGTTGAAAATAGAGCCAAGGTCCGCACCAGTTTGCCACTTCTTCCCTCTTGATAACATTGTGTGGGTAGCAAAGTAG